In a single window of the Coffea eugenioides isolate CCC68of chromosome 3, Ceug_1.0, whole genome shotgun sequence genome:
- the LOC113765438 gene encoding crocetin glucosyltransferase, chloroplastic, whose product MVEQRHVLLVTFPAQGHINPSLQFAKRLLRMDVQVTFATSVFALSRMTKFSGSIPKGLSFAPFSDGYDDGFRPKGVDPTEYMSGIEKQGSNTLRNVINTSADQGRPVTCLVYTLLLPWAATAAHECHIPSALLWIQPATVMDIYYYYFHGYEDDVKNNSSDPTWSIQFPGLPSMKTTDLPSFMLPSSDAIYSFALPTFKRQLETLDEEEKPKVLVNTFDALEPQALKAIESYNLIAIGPLTPSAFLDGKDPSETSFSGDLFQKSKDYKEWLNSRPAASVVYVSFGSLLRLPKKQMEEIASGLLKSGRPFLWVIRAKEDGEEEKEEDRLSCMEELEEKGMIVPWCSQIEVLTHPSLGCFVTHCGWNSTLESLVCGVPMIAFPHWTDQGTNAKLIEDVWETGVRVIPNEDGTVESDEIKRCIETVMDDGAKGIELRRNAMNWKELAREAMQEGGSSDKNLKAFVEDAGKGY is encoded by the coding sequence ATGGTGGAACAAAGACATGTTCTCCTTGTAACTTTTCCAGCCCAAGGCCACATTAATCCATCCTTGCAATTTGCCAAAAGACTCCTAAGAATGGACGTACAAGTGACCTTTGCCACCAGCGTTTTCGCCCTCAGCCGTATGACGAAATTCTCCGGCAGTATCCCAAAAGGTTTGAGTTTTGCACCTTTTTCGGATGGTTACGATGACGGATTCCGGCCAAAGGGTGTAGATCCCACTGAATACATGTCTGGCATCGAGAAACAAGGATCAAATACCCTAAGAAATGTCATCAACACTAGTGCTGACCAAGGCCGCCCGGTAACGTGCCTGGTCTACACTCTTTTACTTCCTTGGGCCGCCACGGCGGCTCATGAATGTCACATCCCATCTGCCCTTCTCTGGATTCAACCAGCCACCGTCATGGACATATACTATTATTACTTCCATGGCTATGAAGATGATGTGAAGAATAACAGCAGTGACCCCACTTGGTCAATTCAGTTTCCAGGCCTGCCATCGATGAAAACCACGGACCTTCCTTCCTTTATGCTACCTTCTAGCGATGCTATCTACAGTTTTGCTCTTCCAACTTTCAAGAGGCAACTTGAAACACTGGATGAAGAAGAAAAGCCAAAAGTACTTGTCAACACGTTTGATGCACTGGAACCTCAAGCTCTCAAAGCTATTGAGAGCTATAATTTGATTGCTATTGGACCCTTGACTCCCTCGGCATTCTTGGATGGGAAAGATCCATCAGAAACTTCCTTCAGCGGTGatcttttccaaaaatcaaaagattacAAAGAATGGTTGAATTCGAGGCCTGCTGCCTCAGTTGTTTATGTATCATTTGGCAGTTTACTGAGGCTGCCTAAGAAACAAATGGAGGAGATTGCGAGCGGCTTGTTGAAGAGTGGAAGGCCATTTTTGTGGGTGATAAGAGCGAAGGAAGAtggagaagaagagaaagaagaagataGACTGAGTTGCATGGAGGAATTGGAAGAGAAAGGGATGATAGTGCCATGGTGTTCTCAAATTGAGGTGCTGACACATCCTTCATTGGGATGTTTCGTGACGCATTGTGGATGGAACTCGACGTTGGAGAGTCTAGTTTGTGGGGTGCCGATGATCGCATTTCCTCACTGGACTGATCAAGGAACCAATGCAAAGTTGATAGAAGATGTTTGGGAAACAGGTGTGAGGGTTATACCTAATGAAGATGGCACAGTTGAGAGTGATGAGATCAAAAGATGTATAGAGACAGTGATGGATGATGGGGCGAAAGGGATTGAATTGAGGAGGAATGCTATGAACTGGAAAGAATTGGCAAGGGAGGCAATGCAAGAAGGTGGATCATCGGACAAGAATCTAAAAGCATTTGTTGAAGACGCTGGAAAAGGTTACTAA